The Gasterosteus aculeatus chromosome 17, fGasAcu3.hap1.1, whole genome shotgun sequence genome includes a window with the following:
- the igfn1.3 gene encoding immunoglobulin-like and fibronectin type III domain-containing protein 1 — MFNIRKAKDEEPTAPGQVKIKKRSKVPGVMITQYVEELPEGMTTPDFTRKPIALTIQEGKLAVFRAVVTGNPKPTVTWMRNNGELNGEGNTIVYDATAGEYQLQMPDVTADQADTYKCFARNEYGKAVVTATLNIIEVGFKKSKALQESRTAVRETPEDFKKALRNKVDTDAKENTKPEIDERFWELLMSADKKDYESICAQYGVTDFRGMLKKLNERKIEREYEQQRVVERLCNLKPIALKDDGDAEFELEMSLKDPSSKIFLFKDGVMIPYEIDTDVKHGLRQVGKKFVFSINGVDPDDAGLYQVEVDGVKIFSTDFKLPPVDFLVKIKDVKAEERQDAVFECVLSQPLKKLKWMGKNVPLEQGEKYDISVSEDMLIHTLVVKDCLLLDKGIYAAVTGTNSCNAWLVVEADNDPDTRGKKKVRKTTRAGGGGDDLLKIAEEQQAKIQLERETLIANAKAEAEARAAAAAAAAAAEAEAKAKVQVQKEAGAKAKPKAKAKAKAKTEERVEVGADGADEAEEIPVVEEEEDVQDEAPAEVADTEEEEPAKERKKRVRTAPLVADTVIDPGVYFTAGLSDVTAIIGTDAELVCRLSSEDCDGVWYRDGKEVTASEDICIVKDGTYRKLIIKNCTEDDAGKYRCEADGRKTEAALSVEDPPRINPDELTEFTKPVVIKAGKDAAFKLSFVGREPMKIQWYNEGEELLEDNHIHIEKSSSHSRLVLIKCQRKTTGEIKIKIKNECGTTEAITQLVVLDKPTPPLGPIDIIEASAACINFKWRTPKNDGGSPVTDYILERQQIGRNSWKKLGKIGPEPKYRDADVDHGRKYCYHIRAETDQGLSEMMETDDIQAGTKAYPGPPSTPKVESAFKDCINLAWSAPTNTGGTNLLGYNVEKRKKGSNLWGHVNPSEQPIKEKKYAVKDVVEGIEYEFRVSAVNVSGAGEPSSPSEFVCARDPKKPPGKVIDLKVTDSTYSTLLLGWTKPTEEEGVQDEAKGYFVEIRPAENPEWGRCNSTAIITTSYNIMGLKSMAMYWVRVLATNEGGDGEPQELNNYIIAMPPPVRPQFTDKKMKNFIVMKAGNSARVNFNFQASPVPVIKWLKDGHPVGKHVNVSNTDTSSQLMIPTAERHDTGIYTIIVRNLVGQETTSVEIRVTDEPKPPGPVELEENVSGTVTVSWTASPDEKKDDRLHYVITKRDSVKRSWQTVADHLFNNKFTLINIMPGRQYTFRVYTRNDMGLSKPSESAVWEVKRIKEKLSLKLPATKTCSFETPPSFTVPLKTHKSPESYECYMSCAVTGNPKPHVTWYRNNVSLNTNTNYYITNTCGVCSMVILTVGPKDSGEYTVVAENPLGRMQCSTKLAVEG; from the exons ATGTTTAATATACGTAAAGCAAAGGATGAGGAGCCAACTGCTCCGGGACAAG TGAAAATTAAAAAGAGGTCAAAAGTGCCTGGAGTTATGATCACCCAGTATGTGGAAGAACTACCGGAGGGCATGACCACCCCAGATTTCACTCGCAAACCTATCGCTCTAACCATTCAAGAAG GAAAATTGGCTGTTTTCAGAGCAGTCGTCACTGGCAACCCAAAGCCGACTGTTACCTGGATGAGAAATAACGGGGAGCTCAATGGAGAAGGGAACACAATCGTCTATGATGCGACTGCTGGCGAATACCAACTACAG ATGCCTGATGTAACTGCGGATCAAGCAGACACCTACAAGTGTTTTGCCAGGAATGAATACGGAAAAGCGGTTGTGACCGCCACGCTCAACATTATTGAGG TTGGTTTTAAGAAGAGCAAAGCCCTGCAAGAATCGAGAACAG CGGTCAGAGAGACACCTGAGGACTTCAAAAAGGCCTTAAGAAATAA GGTTGATACTGATGCAAAAGAGAACACAAAACCAGAAATTGATGAAAGGTTTTGGGAACTGCTGATGAGTGCAGACAAGAAAGATTACGAGAGCATCTGTGCTCAGTACGGTGTCACTGACTTCCGTGGGATGCTTAAGAAACTTAATGAGCGGAAGATCGAGAGAGAGTACGAGCAACAAAGG GTTGTTGAAAGGCTGTGCAACCTAAAGCCCATTGCATTGAAGGACGATGGTGATGCAGAGTTTGAGCTGGAAATGTCACTCAAAGACCCCAGCAGCAAAATCTTCTTGTTCAAG GATGGAGTTATGATTCCTTATGAAATCGACACGGATGTAAAACATGGCCTGAGGCAGGTGGGAAAGAAATTTGTGTTCAGCATCAATGGTGTTGACCCAGATGACGCAGGGTTGTACCAAGTGGAGGTAGATGGAGTGAAGATCTTCTCAACTGACTTCAAAC ttcCCCCAGTGGACTTCTTGGTCAAGATTAAAGATGTGAAAGCAGAGGAAAGACAGGAcgctgtgtttgagtgtgtcctCTCACAGCCCCTGAAAAAGTTAAAATGGATGGGAAAGAATGTGCCACTAGAACAAGGGGAAAAATACGACATTAGTGTGTCAGAGGACATGCTGATACACACTTTGGTGGTGAAGGACTGCCTGCTTTTGGACAAAGGAATCTATGCAGCTGTGACTGGAACTAACTCCTGCAATGCCTGGCTTGTAGTGGAAG CCGACAATGATCCAGACACACGCGGAAAAAAGAAGGTTCGCAAAACTACCAGAGCGGGGGGTGGTGGAGACGACCTTTTGAAGATTGCTGAGGAGCAACAAGCTAAGATACagctagagagagagacgttGATTGCGAATGCAAAGGCCGAGGCGGAAGCCAGGGCTGCTgccgcagcggcggcggcggcggcggaagcAGAGGCTAAAGCTAAAGTGCAAGTGCAGAAGGAAGCCGGAGCCAAAGCCAAGCCAAAAGCAAAGGCCAAGGCCAAGGCAAAGACGGAAGAAAGGGTAGAAGTGGGAGCAGATGGTGCAGATGAAGCAGAGGAAATCCCTGtggttgaggaagaggaagatgtgCAAGACGAGGCTCCGGCAGAGGTTGCTGATactgaagaagaggagccggcaaaagagagaaaaaaaagagtgagaaCAGCCCCACTTGTTGCTGACACAGTCATTG ACCCGGGAGTATATTTTACGGCTGGACTGTCAGATGTGACCGCAATCATTGGTACTGATGCAGAACTGGTCTGCAGGCTCAGCAGTGAGGACTGTGATGGAGTCTGGTACAGAGATGGGAAAGAG GTAACAGCGTCAGAGGATATCTGTATTGTTAAAGACGGGACTTATCGCAAACTAATAATCAAGAACTGCACAGAAGATGATGCTGGAAAGTACCGCTGTGAAGCTGACGGGCGTAAAACAGAAGCTGCGCTAAGTGTTGAAG ATCCTCCAAGAATTAACCCCGATGAACTCACTGAGTTCACAAAACCTGTTGTAATCAAAGCTGGGAAGGATGCAGCCTTCAAACTGTCCTTCGTGGGCCGGGAACCCATGAAGATCCAGTGGTATAATGAGGGTGAAGAGCTCTTGGAGGACAACCACATCCACATAGAAAAGTCATCGTCACACAGCCGCCTGGTGCTCATCAAGTGCCAACGCAAAACCACAGGGGAaattaagattaagattaaaaatgaatgtggaaCAACGGAGGCCATCACCCAGCTGGTCGTGTTAG ATAAACCAACACCACCCCTGGGCCCAATTGATATTATCGAAGCCTCGGCAGCTTGCATTAACTTCAAATGGCGGACTCCCAAAAACGACGGCGGTTCCCCCGTCACAGACTACATCCTGGAGCGTCAGCAAATTGGCCGAAACAGCTGGAAGAAATTAGGCAAGATTGGCCCAGAGCCTAAATACCGGGATGCTGATGTAGATCATGGCAGAAAATACTGCTACCACATCAGGGCGGAAACTGATCAAGGCCTCAGCGAAATGATGGAGACGGATGACATTCAGGCAGGGACAAAAG CATACCCTGGACCTCCTTCTACACCAAAAGTTGAAAGTGCTTTCAAGGACTGTATCAATCTGGCTTGGTCTGCACCCACTAATACCGGAGGAACCAACCTTTTGGGTTACAACGTTGAGAAGCGCAAAAAGGGAAGTAATCTGTGGGGCCATGTCAACCCTTCGGAACAGCCCATCAAAG AGAAAAAGTATGCAGTGAAAGACGTCGTTGAAGGCATCGAGTATGAGTTCCGCGTATCAGCGGTCAACGTTTCTGGTGCCGGAGAGCCAAGTTCACCTTCTGAatttgtgtgtgcgagagatCCAAAGA AGCCACCCGGTAAAGTTATTGACCTGAAGGTGACCGACTCCACCTACTCAACATTATTGCTGGGCTGGACCAAACcaacagaggaggaaggggtCCAGGATGAGGCCAAAGGATATTTTGTGGAGATCAGACCAGCAGAAAACCCGGAATGGGGTCGCTGTAACTCCACTGCTATCATTACGACCTCCTATAATATTATGGGTCTTAAGTCGATGGCCATGTACTGGGTGAGAGTTCTAGCCACCAATGAGGGTGGAGACGGGGAGCCTCAGGAGTTGAACAACTACATCATTGCAATGCCTCCTCCAG TGAGACCTCAATTCACTGACAAAAAGATGAAGAACTTCATTGTGATGAAAGCTGGGAACTCTGCTCGAGTCAACTTCAACTTTCAG GCGTCTCCGGTACCGGTTATCAAATGGCTGAAGGACGGTCATCCCGTCGGCAAGCATGTGAACGTGAGCAACACAGACACATCTTCACAGCTGATGATCCCCACGGCAGAGCGCCACGACACCGGGATCTACACAATCATCGTCAGGAACCTCGTTGGTCAGGAGACCACCAGTGTGGAGATAAGAGTCACAg ATGAGCCCAAGCCTCCGGGCcctgtggagctggaggagaacgtGTCGGGGACAGTGACGGTGTCCTGGACAGCCTCTCCGGACGAGAAGAAAGACGACAGGCTGCACTACGTGATCACCAAGCGAGACTCCGTTAAGCGCTCTTGGCAAACTGTGGCAGACCATCTCTTCAATAACAAGTTCACTCTCATCAACATCATGCCTGGGAGGCAGTACACGTTCCGGGTCTATACCAGGAACGACATGGGGCTTTCCAAGCCTTCTGAGTCCGCAGTCTGGGAAGTGAAGAGAATAAAAG AAAAACTTTCTTTGAAGCTTCCTGCCACTAAAACCTGCAGCTTTGAGACGCCTCCCTCATTTACTGTtccgctaaaaacgcacaagagCCCCGAGAGCTACGAGTGCTACATGAGCTGTGCCGTGACCGGAAACCCAAAACCACATGTCACCTGGTACCGAAATAACGTCAGTCTCAACACCAACACCAACTACTACATCACCAACACGTGCGGCGTCTGCTCCATGGTGATTCTCACCGTCGGCCCGAAGGACAGCGGCGAGTACACGGTCGTTGCAGAGAACCCTCTGGGCAGAATGCAGTGTTCAACTAAACTCGCAGTCGAAG GATAA